GGTATCAATTTACCGGGCATGCCGTTTTAGCGCCTACGGCCTAAGTGTTAGATACGCAACGTAGTTATGTCAGCAAATCAAAGCCTCCAAATCTTACTTGATGAGCTTGGTCGTCTTCCAGGCATCGGTCCTAAGTCGGCACAGCGTATTGCTTATTATTTGCTTGAGTCTGATGCCGAAGAAGCTCGCCGTTTAGCAGATGCCATTTTGATGGTTAAGCAGCAGGTACATTTTTGTAGCCGTTGTTTTAATTATGCAACTGCCGATGAGTGTTCTATCTGCATTGATTTCACGCGCGATACACACCGAATCTGCGTGGTAGGGGAGCCGCGTGACGTAACAGCTATTGAGCGCACGGGAAGTTATCGGGGCTTGTACCACGTGCTTGGTGGTGTAATTTCTCCAATGGATAAAATTGGTCCTGAGGATTTGCACATTCGTGAGCTGCTTGCACGTTT
This region of Collinsella sp. zg1085 genomic DNA includes:
- the recR gene encoding recombination mediator RecR, which produces MSANQSLQILLDELGRLPGIGPKSAQRIAYYLLESDAEEARRLADAILMVKQQVHFCSRCFNYATADECSICIDFTRDTHRICVVGEPRDVTAIERTGSYRGLYHVLGGVISPMDKIGPEDLHIRELLARLGTEDITEVIIATNPNIEGETTASYLARIIKPLGVEVTRLASGLPVGGDLEYADELTLGRAIEARRAL